In Fundulus heteroclitus isolate FHET01 chromosome 18, MU-UCD_Fhet_4.1, whole genome shotgun sequence, a single genomic region encodes these proteins:
- the sptssb gene encoding serine palmitoyltransferase small subunit B: MNFKNMRECLAWLYYQYLLITGIYVLEPWEKSIFNSVLFSAVAMVVYTSYVFVPIHMRLALEFFSGILGGQPESTMALMN; the protein is encoded by the coding sequence ATGAACTTCAAAAACATGAGGGAGTGCTTGGCTTGGCTGTACTACCAGTACCTGCTCATCACCGGCATCTACGTCCTGGAGCCGTGGGAGAAGTCCATCTTTAACTCCGTTCTCTTCTCCGCCGTCGCCATGGTGGTCTACACCTCGTACGTGTTCGTGCCCATCCACATGCGCCTGGCCCTGGAGTTCTTCTCTGGGATCTTGGGCGGCCAGCCGGAAAGCACCATGGCACTCATGAACTga